From Aedes albopictus strain Foshan chromosome 1, AalbF5, whole genome shotgun sequence, one genomic window encodes:
- the LOC109621641 gene encoding carbonic anhydrase 7, translating to MKVWFVALVLTAVPLVNSGPYPRTTSSYFDSNGFFQFTDKTHHRFYNFYQHVTEPIRSEKLISTNEVWPTATSRNLMTQGSFSYREEDDFGPSNWGALNATCEGMYQSPINLIANRSVIVHRKRALELEGFKNVPLAMVVENEGGAAAFFPEFRKDDLPRLRGGPLRGEYLFYQFHYHLGSEHTFDKKRYSAEMHLVFYNELYGSFKAARDHANGVAVIALTYDVLKSRRINSLNKWTRALAEVIEEGSEYSIPRQGLFSVGEVLGDMEWPYFAYEGSLTTPPCSETVQWIVASERRLLTRSELKTMRTIKGRGGDWVQTARPTQALNFRRVFIY from the exons ATGAAGGTCTGGTTCGTGGCCCTAGTGTTGACAGCAGTGCCGTTGGTGAACAGTGGGC CCTATCCTCGCACAACCAGTTCCTACTTCGACTCGAACGGATTCTTCCAGTTTACGGATAAAACTCATCATCGATTTTACAACTTTTACCAACATGTGACTGAACCCATCCGCTCAGAAAAACTCATCTCGACCAACGAAGTTTGGCCTACCGCAACCTCAAGAAACCTCATGACACAAGGTTCCTTCTCCTATCGTGAAGAGGACGACTTCGGCCCATCGAACTGGGGAGCCCTGAACGCCACCTGCGAGGGTATGTACCAAAGTCCAATCAACCTAATCGCCAATCGGTCCGTGATCGTCCATCGGAAGCGAGCTCTGGAGCTGGAGGGTTTCAAGAACGTTCCGCTAGCCATGGTAGTGGAAAACGAAGGCGGAGCCGCCGCTTTCTTTCCCGAGTTCCGGAAGGACGATCTACCGAGACTACGTGGAGGGCCGCTTCGGGGGGAGTACCTGTTCTATCAGTTCCACTACCATCTGGGGTCGGAGCACACGTTCGACAAGAAGAGATATTCGGCTGAGATGCATCTGGTGTTCTACAACGAGCTGTACGGATCGTTTAAGGCCGCCCGGGATCACGCCAATGGAGTGGCAGTGATTGCGTTGACTTATGATGTGTTGAAAAGCCGCAGGATCAATTCGCTGAATAAGTGGACCCGGGCTTTGGCGGAAGTCATCGAGGAGGGAAGCGAGTACAGCATACCTCGGCAGGGGTTGTTTTCGGTGGGTGAGGTATTGGGGGACATGGAGTGGCCGTACTTTGCGTACGAAGGAAGCCTAACGACGCCACCCTGCTCGGAGACGGTACAGTGGATTGTGGCTAGCGAGCGGCGGTTGCTGACTCGGAGCGAGCTGAAAACGATGCGAACGATCAAGGGAAGAGGTGGCGATTGGGTGCAGACGGCGCGACCAACGCAGGCTCTCAATTTCCGAAGGGTGTTCATCTATTGA